From a single Borrelia coriaceae genomic region:
- a CDS encoding variable large family protein, translated as MKINIKNISIKSICATLFISLFLSCNNGIEELQREKQFYSSLANLGNDFLSVFTSFGDSLGGVLGFNPNTKKSEVGNYFKNIQETVQGVKTGLNNIVTDMKNQENPNASTVEAAVKALNEKLDKIIEGAKTVSEAIGTDATAPIGNVAASAAAGAVGIGVDKLVQGIKSIVGVVLKDKGKADAGDNKKAEDGSTERNSDGSVKLFANASAGSDDKKAAADAAKAIGAVTGADILQAMVKDNGDAAKLAKNSSSGVTAPKDAEVAGGIALRAMAKEGKFANGSSASEAKKILDGAVTSALTKALDTLTIAIRKTIDEGLKEVKKVMNINANIDPVTSDDRGIATSN; from the coding sequence TGAAAATAAATATTAAAAATATTAGTATAAAAAGTATTTGTGCAACGTTATTTATTTCTTTATTCCTTTCTTGTAATAATGGGATAGAAGAACTTCAGAGGGAAAAGCAGTTTTACTCTTCACTTGCTAATTTAGGTAATGACTTCTTATCTGTCTTCACTTCTTTTGGAGATTCACTTGGTGGTGTTTTAGGATTTAATCCTAATACTAAAAAGTCTGAGGTTGGAAATTACTTTAAGAATATTCAAGAGACTGTACAAGGTGTTAAGACAGGTCTTAATAATATTGTTACTGATATGAAGAATCAAGAAAATCCTAATGCTTCTACAGTTGAGGCTGCTGTAAAAGCTTTAAATGAAAAACTTGATAAGATAATTGAGGGAGCAAAGACCGTTAGTGAGGCTATTGGTACTGATGCTACTGCTCCGATTGGTAATGTTGCTGCTAGTGCTGCTGCTGGGGCTGTAGGTATTGGTGTTGACAAATTGGTTCAAGGAATTAAATCAATTGTAGGAGTAGTACTTAAAGATAAAGGTAAAGCCGATGCTGGTGATAATAAAAAGGCTGAAGATGGCTCTACCGAAAGGAATAGTGATGGCTCAGTAAAGCTATTTGCTAATGCTAGTGCGGGCTCCGATGACAAAAAAGCAGCAGCTGACGCGGCTAAAGCTATTGGGGCAGTAACAGGTGCTGACATATTACAAGCCATGGTTAAAGATAATGGTGATGCTGCTAAGCTAGCTAAGAATTCTAGTTCTGGTGTTACTGCTCCTAAAGATGCGGAAGTAGCAGGAGGTATAGCATTAAGAGCGATGGCTAAGGAGGGTAAGTTTGCTAATGGAAGTAGTGCTTCTGAGGCAAAAAAAATATTAGATGGAGCAGTGACAAGCGCGTTAACTAAGGCATTAGATACACTCACAATAGCAATAAGAAAAACAATTGATGAAGGACTTAAAGAAGTTAAAAAAGTTATGAATATTAATGCTAATATCGATCCTGTAACTTCTGATGATAGAGGCATTGCAACCAGTAACTAA